A genomic window from Elaeis guineensis isolate ETL-2024a chromosome 3, EG11, whole genome shotgun sequence includes:
- the LOC105032656 gene encoding LOW QUALITY PROTEIN: vacuolar iron transporter 1 (The sequence of the model RefSeq protein was modified relative to this genomic sequence to represent the inferred CDS: inserted 1 base in 1 codon) yields MVLEEGRAATKXTPAAALGSTSATEKLLQMHEENHFTAGEVVRDVIMGVSDGLTVPFALAAGLSGTSAPSSLILTAGLAEVAAGAISMGLGGYLAAKSEADHYMRELKREQEEIITVPDTEAAEIAEILSQYGLQPHEYTPIVNSLRKNPQAWLEFMMKFELGLEKPEPRRALQSALTIALAYIMGGIVPLLPYVFITTAEKAMLTSICVTLVALLIFGYMKGHFTGNRPLLSAVQTAFIGALASAAAYAMAKAVQGA; encoded by the exons ATGGTGCTCGAAGAAGGCAGGGCGGCGACCA ACACGCCGGCGGCGGCGCTGGGTTCGACGTCGGCGACGGAGAAGTTGCTGCAGATGCATGAGGAGAATCACTTCACGGCGGGGGAGGTGGTCCGGGACGTCATCATGGGCGTCTCTGACGGCCTCACCGTCCCATTCGCCCTCGCCGCCGGCCTCTCCGGCACGTCCGCCCCCTCCTCCCTCATCCTCACCGCCGGCCTCGCCGAGGTCGCCGCCGGCGCCATCTCCATGGGCCTTGGCGG GTATCTGGCGGCGAAGAGTGAGGCGGACCACTACATGCGCGAGTTGAAGCGGGAGCAGGAGGAAATCATCACCGTCCCGGATACCG AGGCGGCGGAGATCGCGGAGATTCTGTCGCAATATGGGCTCCAGCCGCATGAGTATACTCCGATTGTAAACTCCCTCCGGAAAAATCCACAGGCATGGCTCGAGTTCATGATGAA GTTCGAACTAGGCCTAGAGAAGCCGGAGCCGAGGAGGGCATTACAGAGCGCTCTAACAATTGCCCTGGCATATATAATGGGTGGCATAGTGCCCCTCTTGCCCTACGTGTTCATCACGACAGCTGAGAAGGCGATGCTGACATCAATTTGTGTCACCCTCGTGGCGCTTCTCATCTTTGGCTACATGAAGGGCCACTTCACCGGCAACCGCCCCCTTCTAAGTGCTGTTCAGACGGCCTTCATTGGAGCACTTGCTTCCGCTGCTGCCTACGCCATGGCGAAAGCTGTCCAAGGTGCATGA
- the LOC140856085 gene encoding uncharacterized protein, whose protein sequence is MTHTHQDGTFVRDESRDLYERATSLIAERDDESAASTQQSRIEAEVFTELMGPERYGRVRDYGVGVTPTQLSEVSRYTQHAAADAQDSRVRRLEAEIQEIRQSRAAEMEEMRQSRAEMQAMRGQIDRLTSLLEMYGSSQAPGTSGTRRDSGTSRGDNDDHPPAD, encoded by the exons atgactcatactcatcaggatggtacttttgttcgagatgagtcgagagatttatat gagagggctacatctctcattgcggagcgtgacgacgagtccgcagcatctacgcagcagagccgtatcgaggccgaagtgttcacagagttgatgggaccagagcgctacggccgagtgagggattatggagtaggagtcacccccactcagttatctgaggttagtagatatacgcagcatgctgcagcagatgctcaggattcacgcgttcgcagactcgaggcggagatacaggagattagacagagtcgtgccgctgagatggaggagatgcgacagagccgtgccgagatgcaggccatgaggggacagattgatcgccttacatctttattagagatgtatggttcatctcag gctcctggcacatcaggcacccgtcgagatagcggcacgtcacgtggagacaacgacgaccatccgcctgcagattga